One stretch of Castor canadensis chromosome 12, mCasCan1.hap1v2, whole genome shotgun sequence DNA includes these proteins:
- the Sike1 gene encoding suppressor of IKBKE 1 — protein MSCTIEKILTDAKTLLERLREHDAAAESLVDQSAALHRRVAAMREAGTALPDQCQQDASDVKDMSKYKPHILLSQENTQIRDLQQENRELWVSLEEHQDALELIMSKYRKQMLQLMVAKKAVDAEPVLKAHQSHSAEIESQIDRICEMGEVMRKAVQVDDDQFCKIQEKLAQLELENKELRELLSISSESLQVRKENSVDTASQPIK, from the exons ATGAGCTGCACGATTGAGAAGATCCTGACGGACGCCAAGACCCTGCTGGAGAGGCTGCGGGAACACGATGCGGCCGCCGAGTCTCTGGTGGACCAGTCAGCGGCGCTGCACCGGCGGGTGGCCGCTATGCGGGAGGCGGGGACCGCGCTTCCGGACCAG TGTCAACAGGATGCATCCGACGTGAAGGACATGTCCAAATACAAACCTCACATTCTGCTGTCCCAAGAGAACACACAGATTAGAGACTTGCAGCAGGAAAACAGAG AGCTGTGGGTTTCCTTGGAGGAACACCAGGATGCCTTGGAACTCATCATGAGCAAGTACCGGAAACAGATGTTACAGTTAATGGTTGCTAAAAAAGCAGTGGATGCTGAGCCAGTCCTGAAAGCTCACCAGTCTCACTCTGCA GAAATCGAGAGTCAGATTGACAGAATCTGTGAAATGGGAGAAGTGATGAGGAAGGCAGTTCAGGTGGATGATGATCAGTTTTGTAAGATTCAGGAAAAACTAGCCCAATTAGAG cttgaAAATAAGGAACTTCGAGAATTACTGTCCATCAGCAGTGAGTCTCTTCAGGTCAGAAAGGAAAACTCAGTGGACACTGCTTCTCAGCCCATCAAATAA